A genomic window from Streptomyces sp. NBC_01429 includes:
- a CDS encoding LysR family transcriptional regulator translates to MDVEALRTFVTIAQTGQFQAAADDLGISQQAVSKRIAALERHLEVTLLARTSRGSRLSLDGQVFLPHAKKVVAAIEQAEQAVRPGSRPLRVDVLNRRIFPAQAVYRFYRSHPETDLDAVTLSTENAAQAAQAVLEGTVDASFRALPADQVPAGISVERLLDAPLELLVGPGHPLADTPWVSPADLAGHRIWIPGIRPGTEWAAFYQALSGAFGLSIDALGPNFGDEALMDALADSASLATLVGSGDRYLWPQTHDLRRIPLHDPTPVYPHVLLFRSGDQHPVLTALRDYLRTAGPRTPHDVWAPDWVGR, encoded by the coding sequence GTGGATGTTGAAGCACTGCGGACGTTCGTGACCATCGCCCAGACCGGGCAGTTCCAGGCTGCGGCCGACGACCTGGGGATCAGCCAGCAGGCGGTCTCCAAGCGGATCGCGGCCCTGGAGAGGCACCTCGAGGTCACGCTCCTGGCGCGGACCTCCCGAGGCTCCCGCCTGAGCCTGGACGGGCAGGTCTTCCTGCCGCACGCCAAGAAGGTGGTGGCGGCCATCGAACAGGCCGAGCAGGCCGTGCGCCCCGGAAGCCGCCCCTTGCGCGTCGACGTCCTCAATCGGCGCATCTTCCCGGCCCAGGCCGTCTACCGGTTTTACCGCTCACACCCCGAGACGGACCTGGACGCGGTCACGCTGAGCACAGAGAACGCCGCCCAGGCCGCCCAGGCGGTGCTCGAAGGGACCGTCGACGCGTCCTTCCGCGCCCTGCCGGCAGACCAGGTCCCGGCCGGGATCAGCGTCGAACGACTCCTGGACGCACCCCTGGAGCTGCTGGTCGGGCCAGGCCACCCGCTGGCTGACACGCCCTGGGTCAGTCCTGCGGATCTGGCCGGTCACCGCATCTGGATCCCCGGGATCAGGCCGGGCACGGAGTGGGCGGCGTTTTATCAGGCGCTGTCCGGGGCCTTCGGCCTGAGCATCGACGCGCTCGGCCCCAACTTCGGTGACGAGGCCCTGATGGACGCGTTGGCCGACTCGGCCTCGCTGGCCACCCTCGTCGGCAGCGGGGACCGGTACCTGTGGCCCCAGACCCACGACCTACGGCGCATTCCGTTGCACGACCCGACCCCGGTCTACCCGCACGTGCTGCTGTTCCGCAGCGGAGACCAGCATCCCGTACTGACCGCCCTACGCGACTATCTGCGCACCGCAGGCCCGCGAACCCCGCACGACGTGTGGGCGCCGGACTGGGTGGGCCGCTGA
- a CDS encoding DapH/DapD/GlmU-related protein has product MYVQTPEFARHAERIVEVTDATSQLNVLPFSDGERRSELLSVVFGGPLSESVVIYPPFFTECGLNTTFGENVFVNQGCTFMDKGGIRIGNGVMIAPKVSLITGGHPLPLAERREYLSFAPIVIEDDVWIGAAALITQGVTIGAGAVVAAGAVVTRDVPAGAVVAGVPARVIKTIG; this is encoded by the coding sequence ATGTATGTCCAGACGCCTGAGTTCGCGCGTCATGCTGAGCGGATCGTGGAGGTGACCGATGCGACGTCTCAGCTGAACGTCCTTCCGTTCAGCGACGGCGAACGCCGTTCGGAACTACTTTCCGTTGTGTTCGGCGGCCCGCTGTCGGAGTCGGTGGTGATCTACCCACCGTTCTTTACCGAGTGCGGGCTGAACACGACGTTCGGGGAGAACGTCTTCGTCAACCAGGGATGCACCTTCATGGACAAGGGAGGCATCCGTATCGGCAACGGCGTCATGATCGCCCCGAAGGTCAGCCTCATCACGGGAGGCCATCCACTGCCCCTGGCCGAGCGCCGTGAGTACCTCTCCTTCGCCCCGATTGTCATCGAGGACGATGTCTGGATCGGGGCAGCTGCCTTGATCACGCAGGGGGTGACCATCGGCGCCGGTGCGGTGGTCGCTGCCGGTGCGGTGGTCACTCGTGATGTTCCTGCAGGCGCCGTGGTCGCGGGAGTGCCCGCCCGGGTGATCAAGACGATTGGCTGA
- a CDS encoding lytic polysaccharide monooxygenase auxiliary activity family 9 protein translates to MAINSVRARRTLALAGAAGVAAAVLSVPSPASAHGVSIMPGSRTNLCYKDLLQNGSTQMPSNPACADAVRQAGTTPLYNWFAVLDSNAGGRGAGYVPDGKLCSAGDRSPYNFSAYNAVRTDWPKTHLTSGSNIQLKYSNWAAHPGKFEVYLTKSGWSPAKALAWGDLDHLQTVTNPPQNGGVGTNEGHYYWNLQLPQRSGQHMLFVQWIRSDSQENFFSCSDVVFDGGSGEVTGLAGGERSAAEVEALGADVENTKADPIHAAGHTEHAAAGEKLAASSNESAVAVPAVVGGLGAVVFASGAMVFNRIRRARQHG, encoded by the coding sequence ATGGCCATCAACTCGGTCCGTGCCCGGCGCACGCTGGCCCTAGCCGGGGCCGCGGGCGTTGCCGCAGCGGTGCTCTCCGTGCCGTCCCCGGCATCGGCGCACGGCGTCAGCATCATGCCCGGCTCGCGGACCAACCTGTGCTACAAGGACCTGCTCCAGAACGGCTCGACCCAGATGCCGTCCAACCCCGCCTGCGCCGACGCGGTCCGGCAGGCCGGTACCACCCCGCTGTACAACTGGTTCGCCGTTCTGGACTCCAACGCCGGTGGCAGGGGCGCGGGTTACGTCCCGGACGGGAAGCTGTGCAGTGCAGGCGACCGCAGCCCGTACAACTTCTCCGCGTACAACGCGGTCCGCACCGACTGGCCGAAGACGCACCTGACCTCGGGGTCGAACATCCAGCTCAAGTACAGCAACTGGGCGGCCCATCCAGGCAAGTTCGAGGTCTACCTCACCAAGAGCGGGTGGAGCCCGGCCAAGGCCCTCGCGTGGGGCGACCTGGACCACCTGCAGACGGTGACCAACCCGCCGCAGAACGGTGGTGTGGGTACGAACGAAGGCCACTACTACTGGAACCTCCAGTTACCGCAACGGAGCGGTCAGCACATGCTCTTCGTCCAGTGGATCCGCTCCGACAGTCAGGAGAACTTCTTCTCCTGCTCCGACGTCGTCTTCGACGGCGGCAGCGGTGAGGTCACCGGTCTGGCGGGCGGCGAGCGGTCGGCCGCCGAGGTCGAGGCGCTCGGGGCGGACGTCGAGAACACCAAGGCCGACCCGATCCACGCCGCCGGACACACCGAACACGCCGCGGCCGGCGAGAAGCTGGCAGCCTCCAGCAACGAGTCGGCCGTCGCCGTGCCCGCGGTAGTGGGGGGCCTGGGGGCAGTCGTCTTCGCCAGTGGCGCGATGGTCTTCAACCGGATCCGCCGGGCCAGGCAGCACGGCTGA
- a CDS encoding reverse transcriptase domain-containing protein yields MESDITKFFDSVPWDLLVKAVEAYTNAVWVNLYVRRWLKAPLAMPDGSPLQRERGTPQGAPVSPVLANLFLHYAFDTWMAREFPNIRFERYADDAVLHCVTERQARTVLAALVDRMAEVGLQLHPDKTRIVYCRDGKRQGSFEHTAFTFLGYTFRARQNQDRYGKSFQSFDPAVSKDALTKMGRAVRSWRLHTRSDLSFRELARRINPVVAGWINYYGRFRPWELNPFLMRVNAYLVRWIRQKYKRLTAERKAIAKMMEIAQRYPRMFAQWRYTVAAVMT; encoded by the coding sequence GTGGAGTCCGACATCACCAAGTTCTTCGACAGCGTGCCCTGGGATCTGCTGGTCAAGGCGGTGGAGGCGTATACCAACGCCGTTTGGGTGAACTTATATGTCCGGCGGTGGCTCAAGGCCCCGCTGGCCATGCCCGACGGCTCACCGCTGCAACGGGAACGCGGAACCCCGCAAGGGGCCCCGGTTTCCCCTGTGTTGGCGAACCTGTTCCTCCACTATGCGTTCGACACCTGGATGGCTCGGGAGTTCCCGAACATCCGGTTCGAGCGGTATGCGGACGACGCGGTCTTGCACTGCGTCACCGAGCGCCAAGCTCGGACGGTGCTGGCCGCGCTCGTGGACAGGATGGCTGAGGTCGGGCTGCAACTACACCCGGACAAGACCCGGATTGTGTATTGCAGGGATGGTAAACGCCAAGGCTCATTCGAGCACACGGCGTTCACCTTCCTGGGATACACATTCCGAGCCAGGCAGAACCAGGATCGATACGGCAAGTCTTTCCAGTCGTTCGACCCCGCTGTCAGCAAGGACGCCCTGACGAAGATGGGCCGGGCAGTGCGCTCTTGGCGCTTGCACACCCGGTCCGATCTGTCCTTCCGAGAGCTTGCCCGCAGGATCAACCCTGTCGTGGCCGGCTGGATCAACTACTACGGGCGGTTCAGACCGTGGGAGCTGAATCCCTTCTTGATGCGTGTCAACGCCTACCTGGTGCGCTGGATCCGCCAGAAGTACAAACGGCTTACGGCTGAACGGAAAGCCATCGCGAAGATGATGGAGATCGCTCAGCGATATCCCCGCATGTTTGCACAGTGGCGCTACACGGTCGCAGCCGTGATGACCTGA